A stretch of the Psychroserpens sp. Hel_I_66 genome encodes the following:
- the ctlX gene encoding citrulline utilization hydrolase CtlX yields the protein MSQTTNTILMIRPVNFRMNEQTAVNNYFQEDINIKNAEINKKAQKEFDDFVDKLRSFGVNVIVENDDVSFDTPDSIFPNNWVSFHENGDVGIYPMFAENRRKERRDEVFMRLEKEGFLIENIIDYTSAEDEGLFLEGTGSLLLDRINAKAYCALSPRADEDLFIEFCEDFEYTPIVFTAYQNVEGKRLPIYHTNVMMCLAEQFSVICLDSIDDKKERKSVIKNLKVDGKEIIEISEEQMHHFAGNMLQVKGSDNKRYLIMSKAAHDSLNPKQIAQIEKFCPIVSSSLETIETCGGGSARCMMAEVFLPRA from the coding sequence ATGTCACAAACAACAAATACGATTTTAATGATTCGCCCTGTGAATTTCAGAATGAACGAACAAACAGCGGTCAATAATTATTTTCAAGAAGATATCAATATCAAAAACGCAGAGATCAACAAAAAGGCACAAAAAGAATTTGATGATTTTGTGGATAAGTTGAGATCTTTTGGTGTTAATGTAATTGTAGAAAATGATGATGTGTCTTTTGATACTCCAGATTCTATTTTCCCCAACAATTGGGTGAGTTTTCATGAAAATGGCGATGTTGGTATTTACCCCATGTTTGCTGAAAACCGCAGAAAAGAAAGACGTGACGAAGTGTTTATGCGCTTGGAAAAAGAAGGGTTTTTGATAGAAAATATCATAGATTACACAAGTGCTGAAGATGAAGGTCTATTTTTGGAAGGTACTGGAAGCTTGTTGTTAGATCGCATTAATGCGAAAGCGTATTGTGCATTGTCACCAAGAGCAGACGAAGATTTGTTTATTGAGTTTTGTGAAGATTTTGAGTATACACCAATAGTATTTACTGCCTATCAAAATGTTGAAGGTAAGCGTTTACCAATATACCATACTAATGTGATGATGTGTTTGGCAGAGCAGTTTTCGGTGATTTGTTTAGATTCTATTGATGACAAGAAAGAGCGCAAAAGCGTGATTAAAAATCTTAAGGTAGATGGTAAGGAAATTATTGAAATTTCCGAAGAACAAATGCATCATTTTGCTGGTAACATGTTACAGGTCAAAGGGTCTGATAATAAGCGTTATTTGATAATGAGTAAAGCTGCGCATGATAGTCTTAATCCAAAACAAATCGCTCAAATTGAGAAATTTTGTCCTATAGTTTCGAGTAGTTTGGAAACGATAGAAACCTGTGGAGGTGGAAGCGCGCGATGTATGATGGCTGAGGTTTTCTTGCCTAGAGCGTAA
- a CDS encoding RimK family protein gives MNKYIVVNQPEKWNFLIENIKVISSQEYLTNPKFSQLKKARIFNLCKDYSYQSKGYYVSLLAEARDHLPIPTVKNIVDLRALKLVRIVSDEFDDVIQQSLKNIKSREFTLSIYFGQNVAQKYKEMSSLFYKHFQVPFLRVTFNHNTKWVVQSIRAISESEIPKEHFDTVQTFANQYFGKKRYDTPKLANYDFDLAILVNPNDPAPPSNAKALKKFLDVAEKMNIYAEIIEPKDLSRLSSFDALFIRQSTEVNNETYAFARKAQQEGIAIVDYPDAILKCCNKVYMAEALNNANIATPKTIIIHKDNKNSVLKTIGLPCVLKAPDSTFSFGVKKAKTEAEYESLVTDMLKESDLIIAQEFCPSDYDWRIGIIDDQPFFACKYYMAKGHWQIYNWKAKKKDDQDGNADCLPLEEVPKIVLNMAVKSAKLIGKGLFGIDIKVINDQPMVIEINDNPNIDFGVEDRYYGDKIYTTILSALKTRLELS, from the coding sequence ATGAATAAATACATTGTTGTCAATCAACCAGAAAAATGGAATTTTTTGATTGAGAATATTAAAGTTATATCTTCACAGGAATATCTCACGAATCCTAAATTTTCACAATTAAAAAAGGCAAGAATTTTTAATCTTTGTAAAGATTACTCATACCAATCTAAAGGATATTATGTATCGCTGTTGGCAGAGGCCAGAGATCATTTGCCAATACCTACGGTGAAAAATATAGTAGATTTAAGAGCTTTAAAACTGGTACGTATTGTCTCAGATGAGTTTGACGATGTCATACAGCAAAGTTTAAAAAACATCAAATCCAGAGAGTTCACATTGAGCATTTATTTTGGACAGAATGTAGCTCAAAAATATAAGGAGATGAGCAGTTTGTTTTATAAACATTTTCAGGTTCCTTTTTTGAGAGTCACTTTTAATCACAACACAAAATGGGTTGTACAGAGTATTCGAGCAATTTCAGAATCCGAAATTCCAAAAGAACATTTTGATACCGTTCAAACGTTTGCAAACCAGTATTTTGGCAAAAAACGTTACGATACTCCTAAGTTAGCTAATTATGATTTTGATCTTGCTATTCTAGTAAATCCCAATGACCCAGCGCCTCCAAGCAACGCAAAGGCTCTAAAAAAATTCTTGGATGTTGCTGAGAAAATGAATATTTATGCTGAAATTATAGAACCCAAAGATCTTTCTAGATTATCCTCTTTTGACGCCTTATTTATTCGCCAGAGTACCGAAGTCAATAATGAAACTTATGCCTTTGCAAGAAAAGCGCAGCAAGAGGGAATTGCTATAGTTGATTACCCTGATGCTATATTAAAATGCTGCAATAAAGTATATATGGCTGAAGCTTTAAATAACGCCAATATTGCGACGCCAAAAACTATTATTATACATAAAGACAACAAGAATAGTGTTTTAAAAACAATTGGCCTGCCTTGCGTTTTAAAAGCACCAGATTCTACATTTTCCTTTGGTGTCAAAAAAGCAAAAACAGAGGCAGAATATGAGAGTTTAGTCACAGATATGCTAAAGGAATCAGACCTTATTATTGCACAGGAATTCTGTCCTTCAGATTATGATTGGAGAATTGGCATTATTGATGACCAGCCATTTTTTGCCTGCAAATATTACATGGCAAAAGGCCATTGGCAAATCTATAATTGGAAAGCAAAGAAAAAGGATGACCAAGATGGTAATGCAGATTGTTTGCCATTAGAAGAAGTGCCAAAAATTGTTTTGAATATGGCTGTAAAAAGTGCAAAATTAATAGGCAAAGGCCTATTTGGAATAGATATTAAAGTCATAAATGATCAACCAATGGTTATAGAAATTAATGATAATCCAAATATTGATTTTGGTGTCGAGGATAGGTATTATGGAGATAAAATCTACACTACAATCTTGTCTGCCTTAAAAACTAGATTAGAATTATCATGA
- a CDS encoding arabinogalactan endo-beta-1,4-galactanase: MKHFYSMLFFAIIIYSCSENSTTDNSELVSPIFYKGMDLSFQSELEDYNVTYNDQNGNLIGLLDFVTAKGANLIRLKLWHTPQNGENGLNDVKAYAQRIKSYNANFLLDFHYSDFWADPGTQTPPVAWQNMTNEEIRVAIYEYTKDVLTQLKNQNTLPKIIQIGNETDSGFLWNYGKVWDEFSNNWSNYAILVKEAIRAVREIDTEDDIKIMLHHSSVENSIFFFEELESFTIDYDIIGLSYYPQFQTKDLNVVANKLNILATTFEKDILLVEVAYPFSLGFDDSQGNFIGSLDQTIPEFSPTPQGQKAYMEWLITTLKSIPNNRGIGFCYWAPDWVAFPNNSNSISGGSAWENQCLFDFNHNALPALDVYNLN, translated from the coding sequence ATGAAACATTTTTATAGCATGCTTTTTTTCGCAATAATCATTTATAGTTGTAGTGAAAATAGTACTACGGATAATTCTGAACTTGTATCTCCAATATTTTACAAAGGCATGGACTTATCTTTTCAATCTGAATTGGAAGACTATAATGTCACATATAATGATCAGAATGGTAATCTTATAGGTTTATTAGATTTTGTGACAGCAAAGGGCGCAAACTTAATCCGTCTAAAATTATGGCATACACCTCAAAATGGAGAAAATGGATTAAATGATGTAAAGGCTTATGCACAACGCATTAAAAGTTACAATGCAAATTTTCTCTTAGACTTTCATTATAGTGACTTTTGGGCAGATCCTGGTACTCAAACACCTCCTGTTGCTTGGCAAAATATGACAAATGAAGAAATAAGAGTAGCAATTTACGAGTACACAAAAGATGTGCTAACACAACTTAAAAACCAAAATACGCTTCCAAAAATTATTCAGATAGGAAATGAAACTGATAGTGGTTTTCTATGGAATTATGGAAAAGTATGGGACGAATTTTCAAATAACTGGAGTAATTATGCCATTTTAGTCAAAGAAGCAATACGAGCTGTGAGAGAAATTGACACAGAAGATGACATTAAGATAATGTTGCACCATTCTAGTGTTGAAAATTCAATATTCTTTTTTGAAGAACTTGAATCTTTCACTATTGATTATGATATAATTGGTTTGAGTTATTACCCACAATTTCAAACCAAAGATTTAAATGTAGTTGCGAACAAATTAAATATATTAGCAACAACTTTTGAAAAAGATATTTTACTAGTAGAAGTAGCCTATCCATTTTCATTAGGATTTGATGATAGTCAAGGTAATTTTATTGGTTCTTTAGATCAAACTATCCCTGAGTTTTCTCCAACTCCACAAGGTCAAAAGGCATATATGGAATGGCTAATTACTACCCTTAAAAGTATACCTAATAATCGTGGAATTGGATTTTGTTACTGGGCTCCAGATTGGGTTGCATTTCCTAATAATAGCAACAGTATTTCTGGTGGAAGTGCTTGGGAAAATCAATGTCTTTTTGACTTTAACCATAATGCTTTACCTGCTTTAGATGTTTACAATCTTAATTAA
- a CDS encoding M14 family metallopeptidase, with translation MNNFKQYFKSQFFIIALLFLLIVTWSSCSSENKKNDQDFTTVFEKSDGLKTATYQETITFYEALADTYPQINIQAIGETDSGKPLHIVSLNSEANFNFSEVKKTKRLILINNGIHPGEPDGIDATMMLFRDIVQGKVDMPKTTVLVAIPIYNIGGSLNRNSTTRTNQNGPEEYGFRGNARNFDLNRDFIKCDTKNARTFAKIYHLLEPDVFIDNHVSNGADYQYTLTHLFTQHNKLGGELGEFLHTKMMPELEHKLSEKNWEITPYVNVFNSTPEKGFSQFMDSPRYSTGYTTLFNSLGMMVETHMLKPYKQRVEGTYDLMKSMIEITENEGETISSLRKNALDILRKKKTYPLQWAIDTTRSSTLQFKGYEGARIDSDLTGAKRLQYDTTKPFTKPVEYRNYMTSTLEVNIPSAYVIPQGWWTVIDLLKLNNVEMRPFENDTVISVQSYKIKDYETRKSPYEGHYSHYNVELTISEEKVNFMKGDFIIYTNQNAFRYLLETLEPQAPDSFFSWNFFDTILQQKEGFSPYVWEDKAKELLADNPQLQDEFNAKKTSDTDFANNWYAQLDWLHKKSSNYEKAHLQYPIYKLFTN, from the coding sequence ATGAACAATTTTAAGCAATACTTTAAAAGTCAGTTTTTTATAATAGCCCTACTTTTTCTTTTAATTGTAACATGGAGTTCTTGTTCTTCGGAAAACAAAAAAAATGATCAGGATTTTACAACGGTTTTTGAAAAATCTGATGGTTTAAAGACAGCAACCTACCAAGAAACTATTACATTTTATGAAGCATTGGCAGACACATATCCTCAAATTAATATTCAGGCAATTGGCGAAACAGATTCGGGGAAACCATTGCATATTGTTAGCTTAAATTCTGAAGCAAATTTTAATTTTTCCGAAGTAAAAAAAACCAAGCGCCTCATACTCATCAACAATGGCATTCATCCTGGAGAGCCTGATGGTATCGATGCCACAATGATGCTCTTTAGGGATATTGTTCAAGGTAAAGTAGATATGCCAAAAACTACGGTTTTAGTAGCGATTCCCATTTATAATATTGGAGGAAGCCTCAACCGAAACTCCACAACCAGAACCAATCAAAACGGACCAGAAGAATACGGTTTTAGAGGCAACGCCAGAAATTTTGATCTTAATAGGGATTTTATAAAATGTGACACAAAAAACGCAAGGACCTTTGCAAAAATCTATCACCTATTAGAGCCAGATGTCTTTATAGATAACCACGTGAGCAATGGTGCAGATTATCAATATACATTAACGCATTTGTTTACCCAACACAATAAATTAGGTGGAGAACTTGGCGAATTTCTTCATACCAAAATGATGCCTGAGTTAGAGCACAAACTCTCTGAAAAAAATTGGGAAATAACACCATACGTCAACGTTTTTAACAGCACTCCAGAGAAAGGATTTTCTCAATTTATGGATTCTCCTCGATATTCAACAGGATATACAACTCTTTTTAACTCACTTGGTATGATGGTAGAAACCCACATGCTAAAACCTTACAAACAAAGGGTCGAAGGCACATATGATCTCATGAAAAGTATGATTGAAATTACCGAAAATGAAGGTGAGACCATTTCATCATTACGCAAAAATGCATTAGATATTCTTCGGAAGAAAAAAACATATCCTTTACAATGGGCAATTGATACTACAAGAAGTTCAACATTACAATTTAAAGGGTATGAAGGTGCTAGGATTGATAGTGATTTAACTGGAGCAAAAAGATTACAATATGACACTACCAAACCGTTTACAAAACCAGTAGAGTATAGAAATTACATGACCTCAACTTTGGAGGTAAATATCCCAAGCGCTTATGTAATCCCTCAAGGTTGGTGGACTGTTATAGACTTATTAAAACTGAATAATGTCGAGATGAGACCTTTTGAAAACGACACTGTTATTTCCGTTCAGTCGTACAAAATTAAAGATTACGAAACTCGAAAAAGCCCCTATGAAGGTCACTACTCCCATTATAATGTAGAATTAACTATTTCCGAAGAAAAAGTAAACTTTATGAAAGGTGATTTTATAATTTACACAAACCAAAATGCATTTAGGTATTTACTGGAAACCTTAGAGCCTCAAGCTCCAGATTCTTTCTTTAGCTGGAATTTTTTCGATACTATTTTACAACAAAAAGAAGGGTTTTCTCCTTACGTTTGGGAAGATAAAGCCAAAGAATTATTAGCAGACAATCCACAATTGCAAGATGAGTTTAACGCTAAAAAAACCTCTGACACAGATTTTGCCAATAATTGGTATGCACAATTAGATTGGCTCCATAAAAAAAGCAGCAATTACGAAAAAGCACACCTACAATACCCTATCTATAAACTATTTACAAACTGA
- a CDS encoding ATP-binding protein yields MRQLITLTVLFTSLFCFSQTNEIDSLTVELAYQKQDSAKVETSLSLIKALYDAKSYKKALTYIDNTERLSKLLNHTKGIADVNYYKALIYAQNDDYYNAIDGYNRSRNYYSELGDTLGIAKVNNSIGLIEIRRGNYALGLQSSLSAIQTFETRDLKNELSSAYNNLAEAYCNTNQIDKSLEFNIKALAVREQLKDSIGIKTSMRNIANLYSNRKEHRKAIEYYEKVLALLNNDTDQTFRGEILPRIGEEYLRFKDYRTSTDYLFEGLEFNRKINNENGVLRALNTIGELNIQLKNLKSAAIRLDEALRIAEKINNKPELLKNYKLHKELDSINGKFQNAFYWQGKYFALKSELDKDNQPMIPVITNPIEVEPIEENKDLNTIGLQEQDATEFKKLKAISYVLGAAFLIVSTILLLIYLKRKNTLKFNRELQDKNTKIQHQNEEFAIQTKHLEDVNNVKDRLFSIVSHDLKDSISSIKGFIDLLKEDGISREEFYDLVPELSENADSASQLLYNLLNWSKSQMQNLEPKAEIFNIQDVFKNKINLVEQKVEQKRIVLIDESRRDFIYADRSMIEIVIQNLITNAVKFTRVGDSITVSNSDLNGKSLICVEDTGVGISRENVDKLFENGTYSTRGTNNEKGTGLGLTICKELVELNNGRIWVESTPGIGTKFYVELPKIEPRN; encoded by the coding sequence ATGAGACAGTTAATTACATTAACTGTTTTATTTACATCGCTTTTTTGTTTTTCACAAACAAATGAGATCGATAGTCTTACTGTGGAATTAGCTTACCAAAAACAAGATTCAGCAAAAGTTGAAACTTCTCTTAGTTTAATTAAAGCACTTTACGATGCTAAAAGCTACAAAAAGGCGCTTACCTATATTGACAATACAGAACGCTTATCTAAATTACTAAACCATACAAAAGGTATTGCTGATGTCAACTATTACAAAGCATTAATATATGCTCAAAACGATGATTACTATAATGCAATTGATGGTTATAATAGGTCAAGAAACTATTACAGTGAATTAGGTGATACATTAGGAATTGCCAAGGTGAATAACAGTATTGGTCTAATTGAAATTAGACGTGGTAATTATGCTTTAGGCTTACAAAGTTCGTTATCTGCAATACAGACTTTTGAAACAAGAGATCTCAAAAATGAATTAAGCTCTGCATACAATAACCTGGCAGAAGCTTACTGCAACACTAATCAAATAGATAAATCTCTAGAGTTTAATATTAAAGCATTAGCTGTAAGAGAACAATTAAAAGATAGCATTGGAATAAAAACTTCCATGAGAAACATAGCAAACCTATATTCTAACAGAAAAGAGCATAGAAAAGCTATTGAGTACTATGAAAAAGTTTTGGCGCTTCTCAATAACGATACAGATCAAACCTTTCGCGGTGAAATATTACCAAGAATTGGTGAAGAATATTTACGTTTTAAAGATTACAGAACATCCACAGATTATTTGTTTGAAGGCTTAGAATTTAATAGAAAAATCAATAATGAAAATGGTGTTTTAAGAGCGCTTAATACAATTGGCGAATTAAATATTCAACTCAAAAATTTAAAATCTGCAGCAATTAGATTAGATGAAGCACTTAGGATTGCTGAAAAAATCAATAATAAACCAGAACTTCTTAAAAATTATAAATTACATAAAGAGTTAGACTCTATCAATGGTAAGTTCCAAAATGCGTTTTACTGGCAAGGGAAATATTTTGCACTAAAGAGCGAGCTTGACAAGGACAATCAGCCCATGATTCCTGTAATCACAAATCCTATTGAAGTAGAACCAATAGAAGAAAATAAAGACTTGAATACAATAGGATTACAAGAACAAGATGCTACTGAGTTCAAAAAACTAAAAGCCATTTCCTATGTTCTTGGCGCTGCTTTTTTAATCGTATCAACCATACTTCTATTAATTTATCTTAAACGCAAAAACACATTAAAATTTAACAGAGAACTTCAAGATAAGAACACCAAAATACAGCATCAAAACGAAGAATTTGCAATTCAAACTAAACATCTTGAGGACGTAAACAATGTAAAAGATAGATTGTTCTCAATCGTTTCGCATGATTTAAAAGATTCTATTTCTTCTATAAAAGGCTTTATAGATTTACTAAAAGAAGATGGCATTTCCAGAGAGGAATTCTACGATTTAGTGCCAGAACTCAGCGAAAATGCAGATAGTGCTTCACAATTACTTTACAACTTACTCAACTGGTCTAAATCGCAAATGCAAAATCTGGAGCCAAAGGCAGAAATTTTCAATATTCAGGATGTATTTAAGAATAAAATCAATTTGGTGGAGCAAAAAGTAGAGCAAAAACGAATTGTACTCATTGATGAATCCCGAAGAGATTTTATTTATGCAGATAGAAGCATGATTGAAATCGTAATTCAAAATCTAATTACAAACGCTGTTAAGTTCACTAGAGTGGGCGACTCCATAACGGTTTCAAACTCCGACCTCAATGGTAAAAGTTTAATTTGTGTTGAAGATACTGGAGTAGGCATTTCAAGAGAAAATGTAGATAAGCTTTTTGAAAATGGAACCTACTCTACAAGAGGCACAAATAACGAAAAAGGAACTGGATTAGGCCTAACTATCTGTAAAGAGTTGGTAGAGCTTAACAATGGTAGAATTTGGGTAGAAAGCACACCAGGAATCGGTACTAAATTCTATGTTGAGCTACCTAAAATTGAGCCTAGAAATTAA
- the argS gene encoding arginine--tRNA ligase has protein sequence MNLQETLSINVKQAVTSVFDAELQSVEFQATRKEFAGDITVVVFPMLRIIKGNPVQIGEKIGQYLVDNVEEVKAYNVVKGFLNLEISDAYYINFFNGIKDQTNFGFASPNSKGKAVMVEYSSPNTNKPLHLGHVRNVILGYSVSEILKASGKKVYKTQIINDRGIHICKSMLAWKRFGNEETPKSSGLKGDKLVGNYYVKFDQEYKKEIQHGISEGKTEEEAKKEAPILLEAQQMLRNWEAGDLETVALWEKMNGWVYEGFDATYKSIGVDFDKLYYESQTYLLGKEFVEEGLKTGVFFKKEDGSVWCDLTEDGLDEKIVLRSDGTAVYMTQDIGTAIQRVKDFPDVGGMVYTVGNEQEYHFQVLFLIIKKLGFEWADNLYHLSYGMVDLPSGKMKSREGTVVDADDLVDEMAQTAGEISEELGKLDGYSSEEKQDLYKTIGLGALKYFILKVDPRKRILFDPKESIDFQGNTGPFIQYTYARIQSILRKTDLDTNIILSVSDVHLHEKEKELLKQLELFPEVIQNAANNYSPALIANYTYELVKEFNSFYQNVSILGADSDSEKIFRIQLSNIVSQVIKSSFGLLGIAVPERM, from the coding sequence ATGAATCTTCAGGAAACATTATCAATCAATGTAAAGCAGGCTGTAACATCTGTTTTTGATGCAGAATTGCAATCGGTAGAATTTCAAGCAACTCGTAAAGAATTTGCTGGTGATATTACTGTGGTTGTGTTTCCAATGTTGAGGATCATTAAGGGAAATCCAGTTCAAATTGGCGAAAAAATAGGTCAATATTTGGTTGATAATGTAGAAGAGGTCAAAGCGTATAATGTTGTAAAAGGATTTTTAAATCTTGAAATTAGCGACGCGTATTACATCAACTTTTTCAATGGAATAAAGGATCAAACCAATTTCGGATTTGCCTCTCCAAATTCAAAAGGAAAAGCGGTAATGGTAGAGTATTCATCGCCTAACACTAATAAACCTTTACATCTTGGTCATGTTAGAAATGTGATTTTAGGTTATAGTGTTTCAGAAATTTTAAAAGCATCAGGCAAGAAAGTATATAAGACCCAGATCATTAACGATAGAGGAATTCATATCTGTAAAAGTATGTTGGCTTGGAAGCGCTTCGGAAATGAAGAAACTCCAAAATCGTCAGGTTTAAAAGGTGATAAGCTTGTTGGGAATTACTATGTAAAGTTTGATCAAGAATATAAAAAGGAGATTCAACATGGAATTTCCGAAGGAAAAACTGAAGAAGAAGCTAAAAAAGAGGCTCCAATTCTCTTAGAAGCCCAGCAAATGCTTCGTAACTGGGAAGCAGGAGATTTAGAAACCGTGGCCCTTTGGGAAAAGATGAACGGTTGGGTGTACGAAGGTTTTGATGCTACCTATAAAAGTATAGGTGTTGATTTTGATAAATTATATTATGAAAGCCAAACTTATTTATTGGGAAAAGAGTTTGTTGAGGAAGGTTTAAAAACAGGCGTATTTTTCAAAAAAGAAGATGGTTCTGTATGGTGTGATCTCACCGAAGATGGTTTGGATGAAAAAATCGTACTGCGTAGTGATGGTACTGCTGTTTATATGACTCAGGATATTGGTACCGCAATCCAGCGTGTTAAGGATTTTCCAGATGTTGGTGGTATGGTGTATACGGTTGGTAATGAGCAGGAATATCATTTTCAAGTTTTATTCTTAATTATCAAAAAACTCGGTTTTGAATGGGCAGATAACCTTTACCATTTAAGTTATGGAATGGTAGATTTACCTTCCGGAAAAATGAAAAGTAGAGAAGGGACAGTTGTAGATGCAGATGATCTGGTTGATGAAATGGCGCAGACTGCTGGCGAAATTTCCGAAGAATTAGGGAAATTGGATGGCTATTCTTCCGAAGAGAAACAAGATCTCTACAAAACCATTGGCTTGGGTGCTCTTAAATATTTTATCCTCAAAGTAGATCCTCGTAAAAGAATTTTATTTGATCCTAAAGAGTCTATAGATTTTCAAGGTAATACAGGACCTTTCATTCAATATACTTATGCTCGTATTCAATCCATACTTAGAAAAACCGATTTGGATACAAATATAATATTAAGCGTAAGCGATGTGCATCTTCATGAAAAAGAAAAGGAACTTTTAAAGCAATTGGAGCTATTCCCTGAGGTCATTCAAAATGCAGCAAATAATTATAGTCCTGCGTTAATTGCAAACTACACTTATGAATTGGTTAAGGAGTTCAATTCTTTTTACCAAAATGTTTCCATTTTGGGCGCAGATTCTGATAGTGAAAAAATCTTTCGCATTCAACTTTCAAATATAGTATCCCAGGTTATCAAATCTAGCTTTGGGTTATTGGGTATTGCGGTTCCAGAACGTATGTAA